One genomic window of uncultured delta proteobacterium includes the following:
- a CDS encoding conserved hypothetical protein (Evidence 4 : Homologs of previously reported genes of unknown function) has product MLDVSKLLEEIQASPYAEITVTAPHSGILTFPAIKAGTKVMGPSGQYKEKEGTLLATLERERNPKPIYATEKGEVTLVHEELTGTFVQAGTELMKLRHYLSREEVLSAILKKALHLFPAPERAKYYFIPTVDVKINVSGPKAISVYDGMDLFIMSRMKRESPLAYTGPEGVIYAVYFSRNENMDAGQPLIGVCPPDMVSAIEDVVMRVQTEWREED; this is encoded by the coding sequence ATGTTGGACGTAAGCAAGCTGCTTGAAGAAATACAGGCTTCCCCCTATGCGGAAATCACGGTTACCGCGCCGCACAGCGGTATTTTGACGTTTCCGGCCATCAAGGCCGGGACGAAAGTCATGGGGCCTTCCGGCCAGTACAAGGAAAAAGAGGGCACGCTCCTGGCGACGCTGGAACGCGAGCGCAACCCCAAACCCATTTACGCGACGGAAAAGGGCGAAGTGACACTCGTTCACGAAGAATTGACCGGAACCTTCGTCCAGGCGGGAACGGAGCTTATGAAGCTGCGCCACTACCTCTCCCGCGAGGAAGTGCTCTCCGCCATTCTGAAAAAAGCGCTGCACCTTTTTCCGGCCCCGGAACGGGCGAAATATTACTTTATCCCGACCGTGGACGTGAAGATCAACGTGTCCGGCCCCAAGGCCATTTCCGTCTATGACGGCATGGACCTTTTCATCATGTCGCGCATGAAGCGCGAAAGTCCCCTCGCGTACACCGGGCCGGAAGGCGTCATCTACGCGGTGTATTTCTCGCGCAACGAGAACATGGACGCGGGACAGCCCCTCATCGGCGTGTGCCCGCCGGATATGGTCAGCGCCATCGAGGATGTGGTCATGCGCGTGCAGACCGAATGGCGCGAAGAGGACTAG